From the genome of Spirosomataceae bacterium TFI 002, one region includes:
- a CDS encoding Capsule assembly protein Wzi produces the protein MKYLLLSILLVQNLCSAQSSWDGNTYSLESNLFVSTDSILPFWTRSQSYGEIPVESQFVQLKGSIHHEYDSTYKIDKRLQHYGFGHGASFVGNLGKVNQFLISEAFVKARYGVFEMWAGRRREIIGLVDSTLSTGSLIWGGNSLPIPKVQLAIPNYTPIIGKGLISIKGTFSHGWFGSTDSVKNYFLHQKTFYARIGKPNWKFKFYAGFNHQVQWAGAPAVPFYDPRTDQIISAFPKSLSTYMNVVSGLSSNRKGDQVISTNGVPYNEAFNRAGNHLGTLDIAFEYNFDQIKLFVYRQSIYEDGSLFFLSNIQDGLLGVSFTPVTKSQNFLKLKKINFEYLDSRSQGGRGGSGNVIPELRGQDNYFNNSLYEDGWTYKSRTLANSFFIPLNEYSYLLPNASSFISSQIFNSRLTAFSSTLNIEVGKHNILGRYSRSDNYGNYRFELNEIIQHSMLFNWKIEINKYKLNASIASDWGKFLGTRASFNVGLARRLYR, from the coding sequence TTGAAATATTTATTACTTTCCATACTACTTGTACAAAATCTGTGTTCTGCTCAATCAAGTTGGGACGGAAATACTTATTCTTTAGAGTCTAACTTATTTGTTAGTACCGATTCTATATTGCCTTTTTGGACACGTTCACAATCATATGGAGAGATTCCTGTGGAGTCTCAGTTTGTACAGTTAAAGGGTAGTATTCATCATGAATATGATAGTACTTATAAGATAGATAAGAGATTACAGCATTATGGTTTCGGTCATGGTGCTTCATTCGTTGGTAATTTGGGCAAGGTAAATCAATTTCTTATATCTGAGGCATTTGTTAAAGCTAGATATGGTGTTTTTGAAATGTGGGCTGGGCGAAGACGGGAAATCATTGGCTTAGTAGACTCTACCCTGAGTACCGGTTCTTTAATTTGGGGTGGAAATTCTTTGCCTATTCCGAAGGTGCAATTGGCTATACCAAATTATACGCCAATAATTGGAAAAGGATTAATATCAATAAAAGGCACGTTTTCTCACGGTTGGTTTGGGAGTACAGATTCTGTGAAGAATTATTTTTTACACCAAAAAACATTTTATGCAAGAATAGGTAAACCTAATTGGAAGTTTAAGTTTTACGCTGGTTTTAATCATCAGGTGCAATGGGCTGGGGCACCAGCTGTTCCTTTTTATGATCCTCGTACAGATCAAATAATTAGTGCTTTTCCTAAGAGCCTTTCTACCTATATGAATGTTGTCTCTGGACTAAGTTCAAATAGGAAAGGAGATCAAGTAATTAGTACTAATGGAGTGCCTTATAATGAAGCATTTAATAGGGCAGGTAACCATCTGGGGACCTTAGATATTGCTTTCGAATATAATTTCGACCAAATCAAATTATTTGTTTATCGACAAAGTATTTATGAGGATGGAAGTTTGTTTTTTTTAAGTAATATTCAGGACGGGTTGTTAGGAGTTTCATTTACTCCTGTGACAAAGTCTCAAAACTTTTTAAAATTGAAAAAGATTAATTTTGAATATTTAGATTCGAGGAGTCAAGGAGGGAGAGGGGGTAGTGGAAATGTTATTCCAGAGCTAAGAGGCCAGGACAATTATTTTAATAACTCGTTGTATGAAGATGGTTGGACTTACAAATCTAGAACCTTAGCTAATTCTTTTTTCATTCCTTTAAACGAATATAGTTATTTATTACCTAATGCCTCGAGCTTCATAAGTTCGCAAATCTTCAATTCAAGATTAACTGCTTTTTCTTCAACTTTAAATATAGAGGTTGGGAAGCATAATATTTTGGGAAGGTACAGCAGAAGTGACAATTATGGAAACTATAGATTTGAGTTAAATGAAATTATTCAACATTCAATGTTATTTAATTGGAAAATAGAGATTAACAAGTATAAACTTAATGCTTCTATTGCTAGTGACTGGGGAAAGTTTTTAGGAACAAGAGCGAGCTTTAATGTTGGTCTGGCTCGACGTTTATATCGGTAA